In Portunus trituberculatus isolate SZX2019 chromosome 46, ASM1759143v1, whole genome shotgun sequence, a single window of DNA contains:
- the LOC123520179 gene encoding histone deacetylase 6-like isoform X7 has protein sequence MYCVGQYWMAEDKPERKTSGRNPPGGSVAAAVADTDGKTKETVPRESGGGIGKNRRLASIRSRISIEELKNVYKRQVTLSQDDSAEPIFDPMAKAQESLMVVRGKTGVVYCHQMTNHLCFWDPQHMEKPERLLCILDRCQELGLLQECERLECRAAKEEEVLNLHSPAHFGLLQTTSSITDQEKLEDLSSRFDSVYFHPGTFESALLAAGGTLDLVDAVASGRLQNGFAIVRPPGHHAMESEFCGYSFINNVALATRQALNTHGLSRILIVDWDVHHGQGTQQAFYSDPRVLYFSIHRYEHGSFWPNLRESNYDYIGQGNGKGFNFNVPLNSIGMANQDFLAILHQVLLPVAYEFSPELVIVSAGFDAAIGCHEGEMEVSPGLYAHLTSHLMTLAQGKVAVVLEGGYYLPSLAESAAMTLSALLGHPCPSLMDPIIQPSKSLQETLLSLVYVQRPYWKCFQYQGSFSLEEVRGDSDPKTFTPSLSFMGLTSCRPLRFPTRDNVEPRTPEALQRINDKFQCLRQKEGVRVRFEPRLCLVYDEGMELHHSLTEGEHPERPERIRRVWEMLSRVGVVERCRVLQSRRAQHEEVELVHTKEHVEFMYKLESMDEEELQILQESYKSVYLHPKTNDCALLSAGCLLQVVEEVWQGRARAGVGLIRPPGHHAEPDQPHGFCFYNNVAVAARHAIHNLGCQRVLIVDWDVHHGNGIQHAFEEEPRVLYVSLHRYDHGLFFPSSEDANFDRVGRGPGEGFTINIPWNKSGMGDAEYMAAFTQVIMPVAYQFNPQLVLVAAGFDAARGDPLGGCRTSPECYGHMTSLLAGLAEGRVVLALEGGYNLTTISYCMTLCAKALLGDPMPPLEAQLVPNKSAVHTINEVISVHSKYWSALCFQVELPLQDVLQQGCGGGPQGVDSGVSGSEASLSPSPISIPSPVKSRDSSPSTTTTTSPYVSAPSSPAKPIFMECEVKTNDVQECLSDSKETASSVGARPRTQQPKKTPNRTPHKPRQASNRSVDRQRSTPKKHGKVAAAMQAAIASQSLVKGPTGVVCVERDKGGSLAETIVNQCQALDLWQACNVLSSQPAMKAEVFPEKILQHLCSANVVNGLRGERTGDASLQIAGSVAKLLQEILDGKFQNGMALTEAMDGLHSGVALAVHSVLSIHSKARMVVVDFGNCVEPEILDHLFSHEPRVLVLSVRQCQYASGSTSRNKGRYSNVLSVDINCNIAESSHDYLTLVHQLLLPVIYEFGPQMVVMTAACEWNIYPAFLPNMAGLFLPVTSDRLVMAVEIDQQRSIVVNEGIVGALSTLLGRPYHPKMSQSESLRPEVCQTILEVMKAQQGNWKSLRYHALASLVTSSTGKQESLLPSHLQQQTIKPQEDALLKPKELECFKEGQSVCLVYSEAMKEHLNYADSTHPECPDRISCIFEQLCNFGIVERCQRLKAREATLQELERVHSSRHIKFMSGLQALKPSELHHLENSFDSIYLHRRTNRCALLAAGSILTAVDCVMSGSCQHGVAVVRPPGHHAERNNPCGFCFYNSVGVAAQHAVTSHHLQRVLVLDWDVHHGNGTQHMFESDPRVLYISIHRYDNGRFFPGSADANYNRVGLKKGKGFNINIPWNKGGMGDAEYLAAFLEVVLPVATEFNPQLVLISAGFDAAVGDPLGGCNVTPECYGHMTKFLTCVGDGRVIVALEGGYNLTSISYCMTLCAKALLGDPLPCLSGNLTPCQSAVDSLINVVGAHCKFWSSLNLKGKMVESPRKQASSISTQRPISSPTSSQAVDELAASLSQVSMAEATPRKIQTEEKKEEAPGGELEGACGGGHEDSATTLILSDCLGAQELYAVVPVSWCPHLEEVQPVPDGTLNTSSACEECYDTSENWCCLTCYKVLCGRFVSEHMLMHGVCEEHHMVLSFSDLSIWCYACDSYVHNPVLFEAKRAAHLDKFGLEPPECS, from the exons ATGTATTGTGTTGGCCAGTACTG GATGGCAGAAGACAAACCAGAAAGGAAGACTTCAGGCAGGAACCCTCCTGGTGgcagtgttgctgctgctgtagcAGACACTGATGGCAAGACAAAGGAAACAG TTCCTAGAGAGTCAGGAGGGGGAATTGGAAAGAATCGGCGCTTGGCTAGCATCCGGTCACGCATCTCCATTGAGGAGCTGAAGAATGTTTACAAGCGACAGGTGACTCTGTCTCAGGATGACAGTGCTGAGCCTATTTTTGATCCTATGGCCAAG GCACAGGAGAGCCTGATGGTGGTGAGGGGCAAGACAGGTGTGGTATACTGCCACCAAATgaccaaccatctctgcttctgGGACCCACAACATATGGAGAAACCTGAAAGGCTGCTTTGCATACTTGACAG GTGTCAGGAGCTAGGATTGCTGCAGGAGTGTGAGCGGCTGGAGTGTCGTGCTgccaaagaggaggaagtgttaAATTTGCATTCTCCAGCACATTTTGGCCTCCTTCAAACCACTTCCAGTATCACCGATCAGGAAAAGCTGGAAGACCTCTCTTCACGCTTTGACTCTGTTTACTTCCATCCA GGGACATTTGAGAGTGCCCTTCTGGCAGCAGGTGGTACACTGGACCTGGTGGATGCTGTGGCCTCAGGTAGACTTCAGAATGGTTTTGCCATAGTAAG ACCCCCTGGCCATCATGCTATGGAATCTGAATTCTGTGGGTATTCCTTCATCAACAATGTGGCTCTGGCGACCCGCCAAGCACTAAACACCCACGGCCTCTCTCGTATCCTGATTGTTGACTGGGACGTGCACCATGGCCAGGGGACGCAGCAGGCCTTTTATTCAGATCCCAG AGTGCTGTACTTCTCCATTCACCGGTATGAACATGGCAGTTTCTGGCCAAATCTTCGGGAAAGTAACTATGATTACATTGGCCAAGGGAATGGTAAAGGTTTCAACTTCAATGTGCCACTCAACAGTATTGGCATGGCCAACCAAGACTTCTTGGCTATCCTACACCAAGTGCTTCTCCCTGTTGCCTATGAG ttcAGTCCAGAGTTGGTTATAGTATCAGCTGGGTTTGATGCTGCCATTGGATGCCATGAG ggagagatggaggtgtCCCCTGGGCTGTATGCACACCTCACCTCCCACCTGATGACTTTGGCCCAAGGCAAGGTGGCTGTTGtcttggag GGAGGGTACTACCTACCATCTTTGGCTGAGAGTGCAGCAATGACCCTCAGTGCTCTGCTGGGTCACCCATGTCCATCTCTCATGGATCCCATCATACAGCCTTCAAAAAG CTTGCAGGAGACATTGCTGAGTTTGGTGTATGTTCAGCGGCCATACTGGAAGTGTTTCCAGTATCAGGGATCCTTCAGTCTGGAGGAGGTTAGGGGAGACTCTGATCCCAAAACCTTCACACCAAGCCTATCCTTTATGGGACTGACAAGTTGCCGACCTCTCAGGTTTCCTACCAGGGACAATGTTGAGCCTCGGACACCTGAAGCTCTGCAGAGAATTAATGACAAATTTCAGTGCCTACGACAAAAAG AAGGTGTGAGGGTGAGGTTTGAGCCAAGACTGTGCTTAGTGTATGATGAGGGGATGGAGCTCCATCATAGCCTTACTGAAGG AGAACATCCAGAACGGCCAGAACGCATCCGTCGAGTGTGGGAAATGCTGAGTcgagtgggagtggtggagcgATGCCGTGTCCTGCAG TCACGGCGGGCCCAGCATGAAGAAGTGGAGCTGGTGCACACTAAAGAACATGTGGAGTTCATGTATAAACTGGAGTCCATGGATGAAGAAGAGCTCCAGATCCTGCAAGAGAGCTACAAGTCTGTTTACCTTCATCCAAAGACCAATGACTGTGCTCTGCTTTCTGCTGGCTGTCTGCTGCAG GTAGTGGAGGAAGTgtggcaaggcagggcaagggcAGGTGTTGGGCTAATACGACCACCCGGCCACCATGCCGAGCCAGACCAGCCACATGGCTTTTGCTTCTATAACAATGTAGCAGTAGCTGCCAGGCATGCCATTCACAACCTGGGATGCCAGAG GGTACTGATAGTTGACTGGGATGTGCACCATGGCAATGGCATCCAACATGCTTTTGAAGAAGAACCACGAGTGCTGTATGTGTCCCTTCATCGCTATGACCAtggccttttctttccttcctctgagGATGCCAACTTTGATCGGGTGGGAAGAGGTCCCGGCGAGGGCTTCACCATCAATATCCCCTGGAACAAG AGTGGCATGGGTGATGCAGAATATATGGCTGCCTTCACTCAGGTGATAATGCCTGTAGCCTACCAGTTTAATCCTCAGTTGGTTCTGGTTGCTGCAGGTTTTGATGCAGCTCGTGGAGATCCTCTTGGAG GTTGCCGCACAAGTCCTGAATGCTACGGTCATATGACATCCTTGTTGGCTGGGTTAGCGGAGGGTCGAGTTGTGTTGGCACTTGAGGGAGGCTACAACCTTACCACTATCAGCTACTGTATGACACTGTGTGCCAAGGCTCTTCTTGGTGATCCAATGCCCCCTCTGGAAGCTCAGCTGGTGCCCAATAAGAGTGCTGTTCATACCATAAATGAGGTCATCAGCGTCCACAGCAAATATTGGTCAGCGCTCTGCTTTCAG GTTGAGCTTCCATTGCAAGATGTGTTGCAGcagggatgtggtggtggccCTCAAGGAGTGGACTCTGGTGTGTCAGGATCAGaggcctctctttctccctccccaatCTCGATTCCTTCCCCTGTTAAATCTCGTGATTCAtctccctccaccactaccactacctccccCTATGTCTCAgctccctcctctcctgccaAGCCAATCTTTATGGAGTGTGAAGTAAAGACCAATGATGTCCAGGAGTGTTTGTCAGACAGTAAGGAGACAGCTTCCTCAGTAGGGGCAAGGCCTCGTACCCAGCAGCCAAAGAAGACACCTAACAGGACACCCCATAAACCCAGGCAAGCATCAAACCGATCTGTTGATAGACAGAGAAGTACCCCTAAAAAACATGGCAAGGTTGCTGCAGCCATGCAAGCAGCAATAGCCAGCCAGAGCTTAGTGAAAGGCCCCAcaggtgttgtttgtgttgagaGGGACAAAGGAGGTAGTCTTGCAGAGACTATAGTTAACCAATGTCAGGCACTTGATCTGTGGCAGGCATGCAATGTTCTGTCATCCCAACCAGCTATGAAGGCAGAAGTCTTTCCAGAGAAGATACTACAACATCTCTGCTCCGCCAATGTAGTGAATGGACTCCGTGGGGAGCGCACAGGGGATGCTTCATTGCAGATTGCTGGAAGTGTGGCAAAGCTTCTGCAGGAAATTCTAGATGGTAAATTTCAGAATGGCATGGCCTTAACGGAGGCTATGGATGGCCTGCACAGTGGTGTGGCCTTGGCAGTGCACTCAGTGCTGAGTATCCATAGCAAAGCTCGGATGGTGGTTGTGGACTTTGGCAACTGTGTTGAGCCAGAAATACTAGATCATTTGTTCTCACATGAACCACGAGTTCTGGTACTTTCTGTGCGTCAGTGCCAGTATGCCTCAGGATCCACTtctagaaataaaggaagatatagTAATGTTCTAAGtgtagatataaactgcaataTAGCAGAAAGTAGCCATGATTACCTAACATTAGTTCATCAGTTGCTTCTGCCTGTGATTTATGAGTTTGGGCCACAGATGGTGGTAATGACAGCAGCATGTGAGTGGAACATCTACCCTGCATTCCTACCAAACATGGCTGGACTGTTTTTGCCTGTGACAAGTGATCGATTGGTGATGGCTGTGGAAATAGACCAACAGCGCAGTATAGTTGTTAATGAGGGTATAGTAGGTGCTCTCAGCACCCTCTTAGGCAGGCCATACCATCCAAAAATGTCACAATCTGAAAGCCTTAGGCCAGAGGTGTGCCAGACTATACTAGAGGTGATGAAGGCCCAGCAAGGCAATTGGAAGAGCCTGAGATACCATGCCCTGGCGTCACTTGTGACATCCTCCACTGGAAAGCAAGAATCATTACTACCGAGTCATCTTCAGCAGCAGACCATCAAGCCGCAGGAAGATGCTTTGCTGAAACCCAAAG aGCTAGAGTGTTTCAAGGAGGGGCAGTCTGTGTGTCTTGTGTACAGTGAAGCCATGAAGGAACATCTTAATTATGCAGACTCCACACATCCAGAGTGTCCAGATAGGATCAGCTGTATCTTTGAGCAGCTGTGTAACTTTGGCATTGTTGAACGCTGCCAGCGTCTTAAG GCAAGGGAAGCCACTTTGCAGGAGTTGGAGAGGGTACATTCCAGCAGACACATTAAATTTATGTCTGGTCTGCAAGCCCTAAAACCTTCTGAGCTGCACCACTTAGAAAACTCCTTTGATTCCATCTACCTGCATCGCCGAACCAACCGTTGTGCTCTCCTGGCTGCTGGGTCTATCCTTACA GCCGTGGATTGTGTGATGTCAGGCAGCTGTCAGCATGGTGTAGCTGTAGTGCGTCCACCAGGCCACCATGCAGAGAGGAACAACCCGTGTGGCTTCTGTTTCTACAACAGTGTGGGTGTGGCTGCTCAGCATGCAGTTACTAGCCATCACTTACAAAG AGTGCTGGTCTTGGATTGGGATGTGCACCATGGCAATGGGACACAGCACATGTTTGAGTCAGACCCACGAGTGCTGTACATATCAATTCATCGCTATGACAATGGGAGGTTCTTTCCTGGGAGTGCCGATGCCAACTACAACCGAGTTGGgctgaagaaagggaaaggctTCAATATCAATATTCCTTGGAACAAG GGCGGGATGGGGGATGCAGAATACCTGGCTGCCTTCCTAGAGGTGGTGCTTCCTGTGGCCACTGAGTTTAATCCTCAGCTGGTGTTGATCTCGGCTGGGTTTGATGCAGCAGTTGGTGATCCCCTTGGCG GATGCAATGTTACCCCTGAGTGTTATGGCCACATGACCAAGTTCCTAACATGTGTAGGAGATGGAAGGGTgattgtggccttggaaggagGGTACAACCTGACCTCCATTAGTTACTGCATGACCTTGTGTGCTAAGGCCCTCCTGGGTgatcccttgccttgcctctctgGCAACCTTACCCCTTGTCAGAGTGCAGTGGACAGCCTCATCAATGTGGTTGGTGCTCACTGCAAGTTTTGGTCTAGCCTCAACTTAAAG GGTAAGATGGTGGAGTCCCCTAGGAAACAAGCCTCTTCCATATCAACCCAGAGACCTATTTCTTCCCCCACCAGCTCTCAAG CTGTTGATGAGTTAGCAGCCAGTCTGAGTCAAGTGAGCATGGCAGAGGCCACCCCAAGGAAAATCCAaactgaggagaagaaagaggaggcccCTGGTGGGGAGCTAGAGGGAGCCTGTGGTGGTGGCCATGAGGACAGTGCTACAACCCTTATACTGTCTGACTGCTTAGGAGCACAA GAACTATATGCTGTGGTACCAGTATCCTGGTGCCCCCACTTAGAGGAGGTGCAACCAGTGCCTGATGGCACACTCAACACCAGCAGTGCCTGTGAGGAATGCTATGACACTTCTGAAAACTGGTGTTGTCTCACCTGTTATAAG GTGTTGTGTGGGAGGTTTGTATCTGAACACATGTTGATGCACGGGGTGTGTGAAGAGCACCACATGGTGCTGAGCTTCAGTGATCTATCCATCTGGTGCTACGCTTGTGATAGTTACGTCCACAATCCC gtgttgTTTGAAGCCAAGAGAGCTGCTCATTTAGATAAGTTTGGCTTGGAGCCTCCAGAATGTTCTTGA